The following are encoded together in the Pseudoalteromonas ruthenica genome:
- the aroQ gene encoding type II 3-dehydroquinate dehydratase, with translation MTAKFKILVINGPNLNMLGKREPDKYGVKTLAQITSELNDAAAALNVELAHFQSNSEAALIEHIHDAWQQFDSIIINPAAFTHTSVALRDALLSVDIPFFEVHLSNIHQREPFRHHSYFSDVAQGVICGFGAMGYHFALQAAVNRLQNSN, from the coding sequence ATGACTGCAAAGTTTAAGATTTTAGTTATTAACGGTCCTAACCTAAACATGTTAGGTAAGCGTGAGCCGGATAAATATGGCGTAAAAACACTGGCGCAGATCACCAGTGAACTAAATGATGCAGCAGCGGCCTTAAATGTTGAGCTGGCGCACTTTCAAAGTAACAGCGAAGCAGCATTAATAGAGCACATTCACGACGCGTGGCAGCAATTTGATAGCATTATTATAAACCCTGCCGCATTCACCCACACCAGTGTGGCCCTGCGTGATGCTCTACTCAGTGTTGATATTCCTTTCTTTGAAGTTCACCTCAGCAACATTCATCAACGCGAACCCTTCCGTCACCACTCTTACTTTTCTGACGTGGCACAAGGGGTTATCTGCGGTTTTGGTGCAATGGGTTACCACTTCGCGCTTCAAGCAGCGGTCAACCGGTTGCAGAATTCGAATTAA
- the accB gene encoding acetyl-CoA carboxylase biotin carboxyl carrier protein, with translation MDIRKIKKLIELVEESGIAELEITEGEESVRINRHSQAPAMPQHYALAPQAAPAPAAPAAAPASDAPAASDAPARPSGHEVTSPMVGTFYAASSPEAAAYVEVGSKVNVGDTLCIVEAMKMMNQIEADKAGTVKAILVENGEPVEFDQPLFIIE, from the coding sequence ATGGACATTCGCAAAATAAAGAAATTAATTGAACTAGTTGAAGAGTCTGGCATTGCTGAGCTTGAGATCACCGAAGGTGAAGAGTCGGTACGTATTAACCGTCATAGCCAAGCTCCTGCGATGCCACAGCATTACGCCTTGGCGCCACAAGCGGCTCCTGCTCCTGCAGCCCCGGCGGCTGCTCCAGCAAGTGATGCACCAGCAGCGAGCGATGCACCTGCTCGCCCTAGCGGCCATGAAGTAACCTCACCTATGGTTGGTACATTCTACGCGGCCTCTTCACCAGAAGCCGCTGCTTATGTTGAAGTAGGTAGTAAAGTTAACGTAGGCGACACTTTGTGCATCGTTGAAGCGATGAAGATGATGAACCAGATTGAAGCTGACAAAGCCGGTACGGTTAAAGCTATCTTGGTTGAGAATGGCGAGCCCGTTGAGTTCGACCAACCTCTTTTCATCATCGAATAA
- the accC gene encoding acetyl-CoA carboxylase biotin carboxylase subunit yields MLDKVVIANRGEIALRVLRACKELGIKTVAVHSTADRDLKHVLLADETICIGKPPATESYLDIPRIIAAAEVTDAVAIHPGYGFLSENADFADQVEQSGFVFIGPKGDTIRLMGDKVSAIEAMRKAGVPCVPGSDGPLTNDTERNMQIAKRIGYPVIIKAAGGGGGRGMRVVRSEKELVDSIALTQQEAKQFFGNGMVYMEKFLENPRHIEVQVLADGQGNAIHLGERDCSMQRRHQKVVEEAPAPGITAEMRKYIGDRCTRACIEIGYRGAGTFEFLYENGEFYFIEMNTRIQVEHPVTEMVTGIDLIKEQLKIAAGQPLSITQEDVQIRGHAIECRINAEDPKTFIPSPGKITRFHPAGGLGIRWDSHIYADYTVPPHYDSMIGKLICYGENRDVAIARSRNALNELVIDGIKTNTELHKLILSDENFKNGGTNIHYLEKKLGL; encoded by the coding sequence ATGTTAGATAAAGTTGTTATCGCAAACCGAGGTGAAATTGCACTTCGTGTTCTGCGCGCCTGTAAAGAGCTAGGTATAAAAACGGTTGCCGTGCATTCTACCGCCGACCGTGACCTGAAACACGTGCTCCTTGCAGATGAAACTATTTGTATTGGTAAGCCACCTGCTACCGAAAGCTACTTAGATATCCCCCGCATTATTGCTGCGGCGGAAGTCACCGATGCAGTCGCTATTCACCCAGGTTATGGTTTCCTATCGGAAAACGCTGATTTTGCCGACCAAGTTGAGCAAAGTGGCTTCGTATTTATTGGTCCTAAAGGCGACACCATTCGTCTTATGGGTGACAAAGTGTCGGCCATTGAAGCGATGCGTAAAGCCGGCGTTCCTTGTGTACCCGGTTCTGATGGTCCGCTCACTAACGACACCGAACGTAATATGCAAATTGCTAAGCGCATCGGTTACCCAGTGATCATCAAAGCCGCTGGCGGCGGTGGTGGCCGTGGTATGCGCGTAGTCCGCAGCGAGAAAGAGCTGGTCGACTCCATCGCCCTTACTCAGCAAGAAGCCAAGCAGTTCTTTGGTAACGGCATGGTTTATATGGAGAAATTCCTAGAAAACCCACGCCATATCGAAGTGCAAGTATTGGCAGACGGCCAAGGCAACGCAATTCACCTAGGTGAGCGTGATTGCTCAATGCAACGCCGCCACCAAAAAGTAGTTGAAGAAGCACCTGCACCGGGTATCACCGCAGAAATGCGTAAGTACATTGGTGATCGCTGTACTCGCGCGTGTATCGAAATTGGTTATCGCGGCGCGGGCACCTTCGAATTCCTTTATGAAAACGGTGAGTTCTACTTTATCGAGATGAATACCCGTATTCAGGTAGAGCACCCTGTAACAGAAATGGTAACAGGCATTGACCTAATCAAAGAGCAGTTAAAAATTGCTGCTGGTCAGCCATTATCAATCACTCAGGAAGATGTGCAAATCCGTGGTCACGCTATTGAGTGCCGTATTAATGCGGAAGACCCAAAAACCTTTATCCCATCACCAGGTAAGATCACCCGCTTCCACCCAGCCGGTGGTTTGGGAATTCGCTGGGATAGCCACATTTATGCGGACTACACTGTGCCGCCACATTATGACTCAATGATTGGTAAGCTTATTTGTTACGGTGAAAACCGTGACGTTGCCATTGCTCGCTCGCGCAACGCGCTCAACGAGTTGGTTATCGACGGCATTAAAACCAATACCGAGCTTCATAAACTGATTTTATCGGACGAGAACTTCAAAAATGGTGGCACTAATATCCACTATTTAGAGAAGAAACTTGGCCTATAG
- a CDS encoding thioredoxin domain-containing protein, translated as MKVFLSVSCALLCALLMVTPLQAQQIQQGAMSGEQLLSDYPAFQQHYQDYQPTEQDLQAMAKLAGKELVVLLGTWCHDSEREVPKLLKLLKHSEVELAQVSFVAVDYQKQDKAGVAQRFNLKYTPTFIVLDEGQEIHRVVEKPKKSLAADLTRF; from the coding sequence ATGAAAGTATTTCTAAGTGTTAGTTGCGCCCTGCTGTGTGCTTTGTTGATGGTAACGCCCCTGCAAGCCCAGCAAATACAGCAAGGGGCGATGAGTGGCGAGCAGTTGCTAAGTGACTATCCCGCTTTTCAACAGCATTACCAAGACTACCAACCCACAGAGCAAGACTTGCAAGCAATGGCTAAGTTAGCTGGTAAGGAGTTAGTGGTGTTACTAGGCACCTGGTGTCACGACAGTGAGCGGGAAGTCCCTAAACTGCTTAAATTGCTAAAGCACAGCGAAGTTGAGCTCGCCCAGGTGTCGTTCGTTGCCGTGGACTACCAAAAGCAGGATAAGGCGGGTGTGGCTCAACGTTTTAATCTTAAGTACACACCCACGTTTATTGTTCTAGATGAGGGGCAAGAAATTCACCGTGTGGTTGAAAAGCCCAAAAAATCGCTAGCAGCCGACCTTACGCGTTTTTAA
- a CDS encoding TonB-dependent siderophore receptor — MCSFRFSLPFLSLLLSFSSINCALASAKDDTRHIEVLTVTGQKLNNRDYRVESLNSATGLDLNHLDTPQSAIAINQQRMQDQQLTSPVEAIGAVTGISIREADNGKFSIRARGIGVNSILYDGIATTYDTRFNYGDNLTDTAIYERVDVVRGATGLMLGAGNPSAAINLIRKRPTEVAQVNVSASLGSWDYQRATLDASGALNQQGEVRGRVVAAYSDRESFQSRFAQSQTTLYGTVETDIGRASLLRVSADYQYTNPEGTMSGGMPIFYSDGSRTQYDRGTSTAQPWSSSKTQALNSVVTFEHHFNSHWQLSASYIYGDNDLEYDVWWVRGNPDRESNEGMVPGSVNFIDAERTQHTGDIELLGQFDWLGQSHQLLVGWNQQKQEFATPYYPAINAPTQVGDFRQDDYAFPAPQWADTAAYGSYGETEQQSAYVAAQLKPTASLSVISGVRLNQWQTDTDNFGRTHDYSLNDELTYYLGLSYALTDNWVVYANSADIFSPQSLIGEQGQYLDPVQGENLELGIKATLFNDKLDVAFSAFQIDQDNVGEYTGETIPGTTQRIYKGIDGTRTKGVELELNGAITENWQVYLGYTHAEGETPEGEILNSTNPEDQIKVFSTYDFSGALAGLTLGGGINWQSETFDEVSNPVTGPVEVGQGGYGIANIMARYAVSEQLTLSINLDNLFDKRYYNQIGFYDQYRYGAPRNFKASVRYQF, encoded by the coding sequence ATGTGCTCTTTTAGATTTTCCCTACCTTTTTTAAGTCTTTTACTTTCGTTCAGCTCCATCAATTGCGCCTTAGCCAGCGCTAAAGACGATACCCGTCATATCGAGGTCCTCACGGTAACCGGACAAAAACTCAATAACAGAGACTATCGCGTTGAGTCTTTAAATTCCGCCACCGGGCTGGATTTGAACCACCTTGATACCCCACAATCTGCCATTGCTATTAACCAGCAGCGTATGCAAGACCAACAGTTAACCAGTCCAGTTGAGGCGATTGGTGCTGTCACCGGGATCAGTATTCGCGAGGCGGATAATGGCAAGTTTTCCATTCGAGCGCGCGGTATTGGCGTCAACAGTATTTTATACGATGGTATTGCAACCACCTACGACACCCGTTTCAACTACGGAGATAACTTAACCGATACAGCAATTTACGAACGCGTTGACGTGGTACGCGGTGCCACTGGATTAATGTTAGGAGCCGGTAACCCTTCTGCGGCTATCAACCTTATCCGCAAACGCCCAACCGAGGTCGCTCAGGTTAATGTCTCTGCTTCACTGGGCTCATGGGACTATCAACGAGCAACCCTTGATGCCTCTGGGGCACTGAACCAACAAGGGGAAGTTCGTGGTCGAGTTGTTGCTGCCTACAGCGACCGTGAATCTTTCCAATCGCGCTTTGCACAAAGCCAAACCACTTTATACGGCACAGTTGAAACCGATATTGGTCGCGCTAGCTTATTACGAGTGAGTGCTGACTATCAATATACCAACCCAGAAGGAACCATGTCTGGAGGGATGCCGATATTTTATAGCGATGGCAGTCGCACGCAATACGATCGTGGCACCTCAACGGCACAACCTTGGTCATCATCAAAAACCCAAGCGCTTAATTCGGTGGTGACGTTTGAGCATCACTTCAATTCACATTGGCAACTCTCAGCCAGCTATATATATGGCGATAACGACTTAGAGTACGATGTCTGGTGGGTACGCGGAAACCCCGACCGGGAAAGCAATGAGGGCATGGTCCCCGGCTCAGTCAACTTTATTGACGCCGAACGAACGCAGCACACGGGCGACATCGAGCTACTGGGTCAGTTTGACTGGCTAGGCCAATCGCATCAGCTGCTTGTGGGTTGGAATCAGCAGAAGCAAGAATTTGCCACGCCTTACTACCCAGCAATCAACGCCCCAACCCAGGTCGGTGATTTTCGCCAAGATGATTATGCATTCCCTGCGCCGCAGTGGGCTGACACCGCCGCTTACGGCTCGTATGGTGAGACCGAGCAACAGTCAGCCTATGTGGCTGCACAGTTGAAACCAACGGCATCATTGTCGGTAATTAGCGGTGTGCGCTTAAACCAATGGCAAACCGATACCGATAATTTCGGCCGGACGCATGATTACTCACTAAACGACGAACTCACTTACTATTTAGGGCTGTCTTACGCGCTCACCGATAACTGGGTTGTTTATGCCAACAGCGCTGATATTTTCTCACCACAAAGCTTAATTGGCGAGCAAGGCCAATATCTCGACCCGGTGCAAGGAGAAAACCTCGAGTTGGGTATTAAAGCCACCTTGTTTAACGACAAGCTCGATGTTGCTTTTTCAGCCTTTCAAATCGACCAAGATAATGTTGGTGAATACACTGGCGAGACCATTCCAGGCACCACGCAGCGTATTTATAAAGGCATTGACGGCACCCGCACTAAAGGCGTAGAGCTCGAACTTAACGGTGCTATCACCGAAAATTGGCAAGTGTATCTGGGGTATACTCATGCCGAGGGCGAAACACCAGAAGGCGAGATATTAAACTCAACCAACCCAGAAGATCAGATTAAAGTCTTTTCTACCTATGATTTTTCTGGCGCCCTAGCTGGCTTAACCCTCGGTGGTGGCATTAACTGGCAAAGCGAAACCTTTGATGAAGTTTCCAACCCAGTGACCGGCCCAGTAGAAGTAGGTCAAGGTGGCTACGGTATCGCCAATATCATGGCTCGTTATGCTGTTTCTGAGCAACTTACGCTCAGCATTAACCTCGATAATCTCTTTGATAAACGCTACTACAATCAAATAGGTTTCTACGATCAATACCGCTACGGCGCGCCACGCAACTTTAAAGCCTCAGTGCGCTATCAGTTCTAA
- a CDS encoding HDOD domain-containing protein encodes MQGIDETLLSQLEAGFKLPVKPAALEQLQAELNRNDPSIDVVSELIATDVAMSATVLRVVNSPNFGKEKEITDINYAVILLGLNTISHIVSRYLLKQVFRQQGCCISLARFWDTSTEISRLCVYIGQSLTRSLPADNLQTLGLFHDIGIPVMAMNYPDYVNVLNEANDNVHASLTQLEDKRYPCNHAILGFYMAHSWHLPKVLCNTVLRHHDLDFLDEHQSSEEERLYYAILKVAENIAHTHKRFRSINNWSSIESQVLATLGWQQNEYQARLEAGESLLIFNAN; translated from the coding sequence ATGCAAGGTATTGACGAAACATTACTGTCACAGCTAGAAGCTGGATTTAAGCTGCCTGTTAAGCCCGCCGCATTAGAGCAGCTGCAAGCGGAGTTAAACCGCAACGATCCCAGTATTGATGTTGTTAGTGAACTTATTGCCACCGACGTGGCGATGTCAGCTACCGTGCTTCGCGTGGTAAATTCACCCAATTTTGGTAAAGAAAAGGAAATCACCGATATTAACTACGCGGTGATTCTCTTAGGCCTCAATACTATTAGCCATATTGTCTCCCGCTATTTGCTCAAACAAGTATTTCGGCAACAAGGGTGCTGCATTTCCCTAGCGCGGTTCTGGGATACCTCAACCGAGATCTCACGCTTATGCGTTTACATCGGCCAAAGCTTAACGCGAAGCTTGCCTGCTGATAATTTACAAACATTGGGGTTATTTCATGATATCGGCATTCCCGTGATGGCGATGAATTATCCTGATTACGTGAACGTACTAAACGAAGCCAACGACAACGTCCATGCATCGTTGACTCAGCTTGAAGATAAACGCTATCCCTGTAATCACGCCATCCTTGGTTTTTACATGGCCCATTCTTGGCATTTACCGAAAGTGCTGTGCAATACCGTGCTTCGCCATCATGATTTAGACTTTTTAGATGAACACCAAAGCAGTGAAGAAGAGCGCTTGTACTACGCGATTTTAAAGGTGGCAGAAAATATTGCTCATACCCACAAACGCTTTCGTAGCATTAATAATTGGTCCAGTATTGAAAGCCAAGTATTAGCCACTCTGGGGTGGCAACAAAATGAATATCAAGCCCGCTTGGAAGCTGGAGAGTCACTACTGATATTTAATGCCAATTGA
- the yjjX gene encoding inosine/xanthosine triphosphatase, whose translation MLECHSDKPITLIVGSKNPVKINAAKAALATYFPDRDIICQGVDAPSGVADQPLGEAQTLLGAHNRIRYCQAHYQGDYYMAMEGGAAQFDYGAATFAFVVIAHGDEHSVGRSCNLPLPKHLYQKLEQGQELGNVMDEAFATKNIKQQGGAIGLLTQGHATRQSSYQQALLLAMAPFNHSELFASTR comes from the coding sequence ATGCTTGAATGCCACAGCGACAAACCCATTACGCTGATTGTGGGCTCTAAAAACCCAGTAAAGATCAATGCCGCCAAAGCCGCCCTTGCCACATACTTCCCGGATAGAGACATTATTTGCCAAGGTGTGGACGCTCCCTCAGGAGTTGCCGATCAACCTTTGGGTGAGGCGCAAACCCTGCTTGGTGCGCACAACCGCATTCGTTATTGCCAAGCGCATTATCAAGGTGATTATTACATGGCTATGGAAGGCGGCGCCGCGCAGTTCGACTATGGGGCGGCCACTTTTGCCTTTGTGGTTATCGCTCATGGCGACGAGCACAGTGTCGGACGTAGCTGCAATTTGCCGCTGCCAAAGCACTTATACCAAAAACTAGAGCAAGGCCAAGAGCTTGGCAATGTGATGGATGAGGCTTTTGCAACCAAGAATATTAAACAGCAAGGCGGTGCTATTGGCTTGTTAACGCAAGGCCACGCCACCCGTCAAAGCAGTTATCAACAGGCCTTGTTACTGGCAATGGCGCCTTTTAATCACAGTGAGTTATTTGCGAGTACACGTTAA